In one Lycium barbarum isolate Lr01 chromosome 7, ASM1917538v2, whole genome shotgun sequence genomic region, the following are encoded:
- the LOC132603154 gene encoding protein LURP-one-related 5-like — MSCPIVNERFCFKEEMNLTIHKSSLFYPGDGFIAYNPGGEIVFRVDSYCPASRSKDELILMDSAGASLVTLQRKKPSLHQRWEGFLGEKNEGQEPIFTIHKSSIIGKYDIVAQVHNTDPIQEFKIEGSYVQRSCKILYNNNPRITESSSEEEETKVVVAEIERKMDSDTKVVLGKDVFLLCLKAGIDGAFIMALVLVLDQMEGHDYKESGDMVNFTFGH; from the exons ATGAGTTGTCCTATTGTGAATGAGAGATTTTGTTTTAAAGAAGAAATGAATCTGACTATTCATAAGAGTTCATTATTCTATCCTGGTGATGGTTTCATTGCTTATAATCCGGGTGGTGAAATTGTTTTTCGGGTCGATTCGTATTGCCCCGCTTCAAGAAGCAAGGATGAACTCATTCTCATGGATTCTGCTGGTGCTTCTCTTGTCACCCTCCAACGCAAG AAGCCAAGCCTTCATCAAAGGTGGGAAGGATTTCTTGGAGAGAAAAACGAAGGGCAAGAACCAATCTTCACCATTCACAAGTCATCAATAATAGGAAAATATGACATAGTAGCACAAGTCCACAATACTGATCCAATTCAAGAATTCAAAATTGAAGGCTCATACGTGCAAAGGAGCTGCAAAATCTTGTACAATAATAATCCTAGAATTACAGAGAGCAGCAGTGAAGAAGAAGAAACTAAAGTGGTTGTAGCTGAGATCGAAAGGAAAATGGACTCTGACACAAAGGTTGTATTGGGCAAGGATGTTTTCTTGTTGTGTCTTAAGGCTGGCATTGATGGGGCATTCATCATGGCTTTAGTGCTTGTCCTTGATCAAATGGAAGGACATGACTATAAAGAGAGTGGTGATATGGTTAATTTCACTTTTGGACATTGA